A window from Ignavibacteriota bacterium encodes these proteins:
- a CDS encoding DUF4252 domain-containing protein, whose product MKIKYLFLLFGISILNSGCIGINREFKNIRSQILESLNDDFDREIEFSVGPVGFFIASQFVKFADTEENVDEMLSKIRNIQIGVYNRLSNFSHPSFKLLTNISKSFDDEKWKPIVKTIQENELTGIFLKENFHEDINELIIISLNDEELVLVKLQGNLGAIMDVIIRDYGHNIKLAENN is encoded by the coding sequence TTAAATTCTGGTTGCATTGGAATAAACAGAGAATTTAAGAATATTCGTTCACAAATTTTGGAAAGCTTAAATGATGATTTTGATAGAGAAATAGAATTTTCTGTTGGTCCCGTAGGATTTTTTATCGCAAGTCAATTTGTAAAATTTGCAGATACCGAAGAAAATGTTGATGAAATGCTTTCAAAAATTAGAAATATTCAAATTGGTGTATACAATAGATTGAGTAATTTTTCACATCCATCATTTAAACTTTTAACAAATATCTCAAAATCTTTTGATGATGAAAAATGGAAACCAATTGTTAAAACTATTCAAGAAAATGAACTTACCGGAATATTTTTAAAAGAAAATTTTCATGAAGATATAAACGAACTTATTATAATTTCATTAAATGATGAAGAACTTGTATTGGTTAAACTTCAAGGAAATCTTGGTGCAATAATGGATGTAATAATTAGAGATTATGGTCACAATATAAAACTTGCTGAGAATAATTAA
- a CDS encoding carbohydrate binding family 9 domain-containing protein, with the protein MLKYVLLILTISLISVNTFSQKLPSQNEVKAYKTSETIVLDGELLENVWKQNPTTYFIQKEPHEGKPATQNTEVRVAFDNENLYVSGMFYDTNPDSIDQSLMRRDNMVPSDWFFLFLDPYNDDRTGYYFAVNPGGSINDGILFNDSWDDDTWDGIWESKTKVHENGWTAEMKIPFSQLRFSESNKMIWGINFNRDIKRNGENSFYIMVPPSESGFVSKFADLVGLEGIKFKQRLEFLPYIVQKAQYLKHDSGDPFYKANQYQTSVGADFKVGIGSNFNVDATVNPDFGQVEVDPAVINLSAFETYFQEKRPFFIEGQDMFYFGIGGANNNWGFNFGSPELFYSRRIGRAPQGNLPDYDYGDYPKETRILGAAKLTGKIDESWSLGAINAITERTFATISLNEKKSNIEVEPFSNYGVLRTQKQFNDNRQSIGAIFTSVNRNLETADLKTSLSNQAYTFGLDGWTFLDSAKQYVITSFFVGSYTSGSKEYMSYLQEQPYRYFQRPDATYMKLDSNRTNIAGYYGRVMLNKQEGNFYINTALGAVSPGFENSDLGFQWMADKINGHLVLGYRWFDPDNIFRRKSIYMAHFRDYDFEGNLLNNGVMLFSNLQFVNYYSFVFQGFYNTEEYSRNLTRGGPLAKNPAQKSLSINASTDSREKIILGLETSYYDDEFGSNAFDIELELEWKPITQLSFSFGPNYSINKDKRQWIGSFADVNANNTFKNRYVFGELNQKTISSNIRFNWTITPQMSFQLFLQPLISVGNYDNFKELAKSKSLEYNNYSEIGDVSYNSENDEYSIDPDKSGPSEQFTFSNPNFNFKSIRGTFVFRWEVLPGSIFYLVWSQDRDDYNNPGDLQFGRDFRNLVKAESNNIFLAKFSYWLDF; encoded by the coding sequence ATGTTGAAATATGTACTACTTATTCTAACAATTTCTTTAATTTCGGTAAATACATTTTCGCAAAAATTGCCTTCACAAAACGAAGTAAAAGCTTACAAAACTTCTGAAACAATAGTTTTAGATGGTGAATTATTAGAAAATGTTTGGAAACAAAATCCTACAACATATTTTATTCAAAAAGAACCTCATGAAGGAAAGCCGGCAACTCAAAATACAGAAGTTAGGGTAGCATTTGATAACGAAAATTTATACGTGAGCGGAATGTTTTATGATACAAATCCCGATTCTATTGATCAAAGTTTGATGAGAAGAGATAATATGGTTCCTTCAGATTGGTTTTTCCTTTTTCTTGATCCTTATAATGATGACCGAACCGGATATTATTTTGCCGTAAATCCCGGTGGTTCTATAAATGATGGAATTTTATTCAATGATAGTTGGGACGACGATACTTGGGATGGCATTTGGGAATCTAAAACAAAAGTTCATGAAAACGGCTGGACTGCGGAAATGAAAATTCCCTTTTCACAATTAAGATTTAGTGAAAGCAATAAAATGATTTGGGGAATTAATTTTAACCGCGATATAAAAAGAAATGGAGAAAATTCTTTTTACATTATGGTTCCACCGAGTGAAAGCGGATTTGTTTCAAAGTTTGCTGATTTAGTTGGATTGGAAGGAATAAAGTTTAAACAGCGTCTCGAGTTTTTACCGTATATAGTTCAAAAAGCTCAATATTTAAAGCATGATTCGGGTGATCCATTTTACAAAGCAAATCAATATCAAACTTCTGTAGGTGCAGATTTTAAAGTTGGAATTGGAAGTAACTTTAATGTGGATGCAACTGTAAATCCGGATTTTGGACAAGTAGAAGTTGATCCGGCGGTAATTAATCTTTCCGCATTCGAAACATATTTTCAAGAAAAGCGACCGTTTTTTATTGAAGGTCAAGATATGTTTTATTTTGGAATTGGCGGTGCAAACAATAATTGGGGATTTAATTTTGGAAGTCCGGAACTATTTTATTCAAGAAGAATTGGAAGAGCTCCGCAAGGGAATTTGCCGGATTATGATTATGGAGATTATCCAAAAGAAACACGAATTTTAGGAGCAGCAAAACTAACTGGAAAGATTGATGAAAGCTGGTCGCTTGGTGCAATTAACGCAATTACAGAAAGAACTTTTGCAACGATTTCTTTAAACGAAAAAAAATCTAATATTGAAGTTGAGCCATTTTCAAATTACGGAGTTTTACGTACACAAAAACAATTTAATGATAATCGTCAATCAATTGGAGCAATTTTTACTTCAGTAAATAGAAATTTGGAAACTGCGGATCTTAAAACTTCATTAAGCAACCAAGCTTATACTTTTGGTTTAGATGGATGGACGTTTTTAGATTCCGCAAAACAATATGTAATTACAAGTTTTTTTGTTGGTTCTTATACAAGCGGTTCAAAAGAATATATGTCTTATCTTCAAGAACAACCATATAGATATTTCCAAAGACCAGATGCTACATATATGAAACTTGATTCAAATAGAACAAATATTGCTGGATATTATGGCAGAGTTATGTTAAATAAACAAGAAGGAAATTTTTATATCAATACAGCTTTAGGTGCAGTATCTCCAGGATTTGAAAATAGTGATTTAGGATTTCAATGGATGGCTGATAAGATAAATGGGCATTTGGTTTTAGGCTATAGATGGTTCGATCCAGATAATATTTTTAGAAGAAAATCTATTTATATGGCTCATTTTAGAGATTACGATTTTGAAGGAAATTTATTGAACAATGGAGTAATGCTTTTTTCTAATTTACAATTTGTCAATTATTACAGCTTTGTTTTTCAAGGATTTTACAATACTGAAGAATATTCAAGAAATTTAACTCGCGGTGGACCTTTAGCAAAAAATCCCGCACAAAAATCACTTTCCATTAATGCTTCAACTGATTCAAGAGAAAAAATAATTTTAGGATTAGAAACTTCATATTATGATGATGAATTTGGTAGCAATGCATTTGATATTGAATTAGAGTTAGAGTGGAAACCTATAACTCAGCTTAGCTTTAGCTTTGGTCCTAATTATTCTATAAATAAAGATAAGCGTCAATGGATTGGAAGTTTTGCAGATGTTAATGCAAATAATACTTTTAAAAATAGATATGTTTTCGGTGAACTAAATCAAAAAACAATTTCATCAAATATAAGATTCAATTGGACAATTACACCGCAAATGAGTTTTCAATTATTCTTACAGCCATTAATTTCTGTAGGAAATTATGATAATTTCAAAGAATTGGCAAAATCAAAATCTTTAGAATACAATAATTATTCGGAAATTGGTGACGTAAGTTATAATTCTGAGAATGATGAATATTCAATTGATCCAGATAAATCGGGACCTTCGGAACAATTTACTTTTAGTAATCCAAATTTTAATTTTAAATCTATTCGAGGAACATTTGTATTTCGTTGGGAAGTTTTACCCGGTTCGATATTTTATTTAGTTTGGTCGCAAGATAGAGATGATTATAACAATCCCGGCGATTTACAATTTGGAAGAGATTTTAGAAATTTAGTTAAAGCTGAATCAAATAATATTTTTCTTGCAAAGTTTTCTTACTGGTTGGATTTTTAA